The proteins below are encoded in one region of Oncorhynchus masou masou isolate Uvic2021 chromosome 15, UVic_Omas_1.1, whole genome shotgun sequence:
- the LOC135556468 gene encoding protein FAM78B: MGCIQSITCKSRIKRENIVVYDVSATIDHCPTIIEENSPIVLRYKTPYFKASARIVMPPIPRNETWVVGWIQACTQMEFYNTYNDIGMSSWELPELCEGLVRAISDSDGVSYPWYGNTTETVTLTGPTSKPSRFTVSMNDNFYPSVTWAVPISDSNLPLLTRIKRDQSFTTWLVALNTATREKILLQTVKWRMRVDILVDPSMPLGSRATLMGRTHQDQPRVLTRMEPIPPNALGRPNANDAQVLMWRPRKGPPLVVIPPK, translated from the exons ATGGGCTGCATACAGAGCATCACCTGTAAGTCGCGCATCAAACGTGAAAACATAGTGGTCTACGACGTTTCCGCCACTATCGACCACTGCCCAACAATCATTGAGGAGAACTCGCCTATAGTGTTGCGCTACAAGACGCCCTATTTCAAGGCCTCTGCACGGATAGTGATGCCCCCTATTCCCCGTAATGAGACTTGGGTGGTGGGTTGGATCCAGGCATGCACCCAGATGGAATTCTACAACACCTACAACGACATCGGCAT GTCTAGCTGGGAGCTACCAGAGCTGTGTGAGGGTCTTGTGAGGGCCATCAGTGACTCAGATGGGGTGAGCTACCCCTGGTACGGTAACACCACCGAGACGGTCACCCTGACGGGGCCCACCTCCAAGCCCTCTCGCTTTACCGTCAGCATGAACGATAACTTCTACCCCAGTGTGACCTGGGCAGTGCCCATCAGCGACAGCAACCTTCCCCTGCTCACCCGCATCAAGAGGGACCAGAGCTTCACCACATGGCTGGTGGCCCTCAACACGGCCACGCGGGAGAAGATCCTGCTGCAGACGGTCAAGTGGCGGATGAGGGTGGACATCTTGGTGGACCCCTCCATGCCCCTGGGCTCCAGAGCCACCCTGATGGGCCGGACGCACCAGGACCAGCCCCGCGTCCTAACCCGCATGGAGCCTATCCCCCCCAACGCCCTGGGGAGGCCCAACGCCAACGATGCCCAGGTGCTGATGTGGAGGCCCAGGAAGGGCCCGCCTCTGGTGGTCATCCCTCCTAagtag
- the LOC135555130 gene encoding UDP-N-acetylglucosamine transporter-like has translation MVSSRLKYLSLWVLVFQTTFLVLTMRYSRTLQGDGPRYLASSAVVVAELMKIITCVLLIFKEHSYNVRALNSVLRQEITHKPKETLKLALPSGIYTLQNNLLYVALSNLDAATYQVTYQLKILTTALFSVSMLGRRLGVYQWLSLLILMAGVALVQWPSESLGAPEKEQMSEGSQFVGVVAVLVACCSSGFAGVYFEKILKETKQNIWVRNIQLGMFGLVFGLMGMFAYDGERVRESGMFKGYNTITWTVVALQALGGLVIAAVIKYADNILKGFATSLSIILSTLISYFWLEDFEPTSVFFLGAVLVIVATFLYGYEDKPSPNPSRA, from the exons ATGGTGTCGTCCAGGCTGAAGTACCTGTCTCTGTGGGTGCTGGTGTTCCAGACCACCTTCCTGGTGCTGACCATGCGCTACTCCCGCACACTACAGGGGGACGGCCCCCGCTACCTGGCCTCCTCTGCTGTGGTGGTGGCTGAGCTCATGAAGATCATCACCTGTGTGCTGCTCATATTCAAGGAGCACA GCTACAATGTTCGGGCTCTGAACAGTGTTCTGAGGCAAGAGATCACTCACAAGCCGAAAGAGACCCTGAAGCTGGCCCTTCCTTCTGGGATCTACACCCTACAGAACAACCTGCTCTATGTGGCTCTGTCCAACCTGGACGCTGCCACCTACCAG gtgacGTACCAGCTGAAGATCCTCACCACAGCCCTGTTCTCAGTGTCCATGCTGGGCCGGAGGCTGGGTGTGTACCAGTGGCTCTCCCTGCTCATCCTCATGGCTGGGGTCGCACTTGTGCAG TGGCCCTCTGAATCCCTCGGGGCCCCTGAGAAGGAGCAGATGTCTGAAGGGTCCCAGTTTGTGGGCGTGGTGGCGGTGCTGGTGGCCTGCTGCTCCAGTGGCTTCGCTGGGGTTTATTTTGAGAAGATCCTCAAAGAGACCAAACAGAACATCTGGGTCCGCAACATACAACTGG GAATGTTTGGCCTGGTGTTTGGTCTGATGGGGATGTTTGCATACGATGGGGAGAGAGTTCGAGAATCGGGAATGTTCAAGGGATACAACACAATCACCTGGACAGTGGTGGCTCTGCAG GCACTAGGAGGGCTGGTTATAGCAGCTGTCATCAAGTATGCAGACAACATCCTGAAGGGCTTTGCCACGTCACTCTCCATCATCCTGTCAACACTCATATCCTACTTCTGGCTTGAGGACTTTGAACCCACAAG TGTGTTCTTCCTTGGTGCAGTACTGGTCATCGTGGCCACCTTCCTGTATGGCTACGAGGATAAGCCATCCCCCAACCCCAGCCGTGCCTAG